Proteins encoded in a region of the Malaciobacter mytili LMG 24559 genome:
- a CDS encoding type II secretion system protein yields MKKAFSLFEAIIVISILAFVFAFILYNYTFSSKSLTQAKIEVALIRASLNEKITKNLLQNKVLTTIDNAQINKENEKLFKYILNEAILSSQKGWIKLSNTSYLLNYDNKKVKFEYKNNHFICLEKNNICKELE; encoded by the coding sequence ATGAAAAAGGCTTTTTCATTATTTGAAGCAATAATTGTAATTTCTATTTTAGCTTTTGTTTTTGCTTTTATTTTATACAACTACACTTTTTCTTCTAAAAGTTTAACTCAAGCTAAAATAGAAGTAGCTTTAATAAGAGCTTCATTAAATGAAAAAATCACAAAAAATCTTTTACAAAATAAAGTCTTAACAACTATAGATAATGCACAAATAAATAAAGAAAATGAAAAACTATTTAAATATATTTTAAATGAAGCAATACTATCTTCACAAAAAGGTTGGATAAAACTTTCAAATACTAGTTATTTATTAAATTATGATAATAAAAAAGTTAAATTTGAGTATAAAAACAATCACTTTATTTGTTTAGAAAAAAATAATATATGTAAAGAGTTAGAATGA
- a CDS encoding MATE family efflux transporter: MTNKITYKEYLAIAIPFVISTVTQPLLGAVDTAVLGRLDDAAFMGGVAIGAVIFNTLYWLLGFLRVSTSGFAAQSLGTQCNKDSLYALLRPAIIAVVLSLLFILLQTPIKMGAEVIFDADLDVWESTIIYYDILIWGAPFVLIGYVNLGWLMGRKLIKETLYLQVSMNIINIILDIFLVLYLDMGVYGVAYATLFSQAVGFCIGIYLITKQVPINTIFKKYNDLFEKEAFSKIMGVNTNFLIRTICLLIMTNMFIAKGASFGKETLAANAVLFQLQYIIAYFYDGFANASSIYSGKAVGEKNIEDYKRILKISNILTLWLTLIFTLIITFFSSQLINIFTNINEIVVIANEYIFWLILYPIAIGHGLTFAGIYTGATFTAPVRDGLIISLFVFVLIYFFAIPKFENHGLWLAFILFSFTRSITFIFYLRKMQKNIFKGVY, translated from the coding sequence ATGACAAATAAGATAACATATAAAGAATATCTTGCTATTGCAATACCTTTTGTAATATCAACAGTAACACAACCTTTATTAGGTGCAGTTGATACAGCTGTTTTAGGACGACTAGATGATGCCGCATTTATGGGTGGTGTTGCAATTGGAGCAGTTATCTTTAATACTTTATATTGGCTTTTAGGTTTTTTACGGGTTAGTACATCTGGTTTTGCTGCACAATCTTTAGGTACTCAATGTAATAAAGATTCGTTGTATGCGCTTCTAAGACCTGCTATTATTGCTGTGGTTTTAAGCTTACTTTTTATTTTACTACAAACTCCTATTAAAATGGGAGCAGAAGTTATATTTGATGCAGATTTGGATGTGTGGGAATCTACTATTATTTACTATGATATTTTGATATGGGGTGCTCCTTTTGTATTGATTGGTTATGTTAATCTTGGTTGGTTAATGGGAAGAAAACTTATAAAAGAAACTTTATATTTACAAGTTTCAATGAATATAATAAATATTATTCTTGATATTTTTTTAGTATTATATCTTGATATGGGAGTTTATGGAGTTGCATATGCTACACTTTTCTCTCAAGCTGTAGGTTTTTGTATAGGAATTTACTTAATAACTAAGCAAGTTCCAATTAATACTATTTTTAAGAAATATAATGATCTTTTTGAAAAAGAAGCTTTTTCTAAAATTATGGGAGTTAATACAAATTTTCTTATTAGAACAATATGTTTGCTTATTATGACAAATATGTTTATTGCAAAGGGGGCATCATTTGGAAAAGAAACACTAGCTGCAAATGCTGTATTATTTCAACTTCAGTATATAATTGCATATTTCTATGATGGTTTTGCAAATGCTTCAAGTATCTATTCAGGAAAAGCAGTTGGAGAAAAAAATATAGAAGATTATAAAAGAATATTAAAAATTTCAAATATTTTAACTTTATGGCTTACTTTAATATTTACATTAATTATAACTTTTTTTTCAAGTCAATTAATAAATATATTTACAAATATTAATGAGATTGTAGTAATTGCAAATGAGTATATTTTTTGGCTAATTTTATATCCTATTGCCATTGGACATGGACTAACTTTTGCAGGAATATATACAGGAGCTACTTTTACAGCTCCCGTAAGAGATGGGTTAATTATATCTTTATTTGTATTTGTATTAATATACTTTTTTGCCATACCTAAATTTGAAAACCATGGTTTATGGTTGGCTTTTATTTTATTTAGTTTTACTAGAAGTATTACTTTTATTTTTTACTTAAGAAAGATGCAAAAAAATATTTTTAAAGGAGTATACTAA
- a CDS encoding ABC transporter ATP-binding protein, translating to MILEIKNITKSFGGVVAINDTSFHINKNEIFGLIGPNGAGKTTLFNIITGNYKPTMGEVFLNGKKITNTKNYKIVQEGIARTFQNIRLFSSMSVLDNVLIGLDNKANYSYLETMFRLPRYFSKEKQIKQKAIEILEFLGIDKYKDELATSLSYGNQRKVEIARALATNPILLLLDEPAAGMNPQETKELAELLFTIRDKFDITILLIEHDMKFVNHLCDRVMVLDYGKTIFEGHIEDAIKDEEVIKAYLGDFKHA from the coding sequence ATGATTTTAGAAATTAAAAATATCACAAAAAGCTTTGGTGGTGTAGTTGCAATAAATGATACAAGTTTTCATATAAATAAAAATGAAATCTTTGGACTTATAGGTCCAAATGGTGCAGGAAAAACTACACTATTTAATATTATTACAGGTAATTATAAACCAACTATGGGTGAAGTTTTTTTAAATGGTAAAAAAATCACTAATACAAAAAACTATAAAATAGTTCAAGAAGGAATTGCTAGAACTTTTCAAAATATTAGACTTTTCTCTTCTATGAGTGTTTTGGATAATGTTTTAATTGGTCTTGATAATAAGGCAAATTATTCATATTTAGAAACAATGTTTAGGCTTCCTAGATATTTTTCAAAAGAAAAACAAATAAAACAAAAAGCAATTGAAATTTTAGAGTTTTTAGGAATTGATAAATATAAAGATGAATTGGCAACTTCCTTATCATATGGAAATCAAAGAAAAGTTGAAATAGCAAGAGCACTTGCAACTAATCCAATACTACTTCTACTTGATGAACCAGCAGCAGGGATGAATCCTCAAGAGACAAAAGAGTTAGCCGAACTTTTATTTACAATTAGAGATAAGTTTGATATTACTATTTTGCTTATTGAACATGATATGAAATTTGTAAATCACTTATGTGATAGAGTAATGGTACTTGATTATGGTAAAACTATCTTTGAAGGGCATATTGAAGATGCTATTAAAGATGAAGAAGTAATAAAAGCTTATCTTGGAGATTTTAAACATGCTTAA
- a CDS encoding TerB family tellurite resistance protein: MLLMKLEAKEKFAFLQLAHYLARIDSVYGEKEKEIIEEYCAEMGIENEEFFDISDFSLDETLKNFKSKKSKKIVMLELMILIHADDSFDFKEKELIKVINNSFGFSQNNINYFSQWGKAVAAFYEQGKLIINEE; the protein is encoded by the coding sequence ATGTTATTAATGAAATTAGAAGCAAAAGAGAAGTTTGCTTTTTTACAATTGGCTCACTATTTAGCTAGAATAGATAGTGTTTATGGTGAAAAAGAAAAAGAGATTATCGAAGAATACTGTGCTGAGATGGGTATAGAAAATGAGGAGTTTTTTGATATTTCGGACTTTTCTTTAGACGAGACTTTAAAAAACTTTAAATCAAAAAAAAGTAAAAAAATTGTTATGTTAGAATTGATGATTTTAATTCATGCAGATGATTCTTTTGATTTTAAAGAAAAAGAATTAATAAAAGTAATAAATAATAGTTTTGGTTTTTCTCAAAATAATATTAACTACTTTTCTCAATGGGGAAAAGCAGTAGCAGCTTTTTATGAACAAGGAAAATTAATAATAAATGAAGAGTAA
- a CDS encoding primosomal protein N' encodes MNYYEVAILKSPLSNLTYQTNELIEIGTKVFVKLARIKKLCEAVVLKKVEKPEFKCVDIQTISEEFYSLQMIEIATFISKYYVCSLGEALSGYIPFNKNIKKDNELINFDSKIQLSNKQQEAFLYLKEKKQALLFANTGSGKTEIYIKTIEEVLNSNKQAVLLMPEISLTPQMQKRLEKVFNTSVAIWHSKVTKKRKAEILEKLLSGEIKLIAGARSSLFLPFYDLGLIVVDEEHDESYKSDSKPRLQAKDISLYIAKKYDIRLILGSATPSAGSFIKVPYYRLNETFYNSSKLIQFDESDVNLSPKILNRINKSLENNNQVIIFLPTRANFKYQICTSCGKSVECPYCSVSMSLHKNDLALKCHYCGYAQQIPEFCPSCNNGIIHNLRVGTAQIEEELKEHFPNKVIKRFDRDEIKTDNKLKTILNEFNNNKIDILVGTQMLSKGHDYHNVKLAVVLGIDSVLNMNSYKARERALSLLIQISGRSGRKGEGEVIIQTKNQEFFEHYLTKVDYEEFLKEELEFRQELYPPYVKMARVIFAHTNGLKVKEELDKYVAFLKQKQDIEVVGFGQSAIFKMANKYRYEILLRSNNIKALLLALHSIDSTMAFIDMDTNY; translated from the coding sequence ATGAATTATTATGAAGTTGCTATACTAAAATCTCCCCTTTCAAATCTTACATATCAAACCAATGAGCTTATTGAGATTGGAACAAAAGTATTTGTAAAACTTGCTAGAATTAAAAAACTTTGTGAAGCTGTTGTTCTTAAAAAAGTAGAAAAACCAGAGTTTAAATGTGTAGATATACAAACTATTAGTGAAGAGTTTTATTCTTTACAAATGATAGAAATTGCAACTTTTATTTCTAAATACTATGTTTGTAGTTTAGGAGAAGCTTTAAGTGGTTATATTCCTTTTAATAAAAATATTAAAAAAGATAATGAATTAATAAATTTTGATTCAAAAATACAATTATCAAATAAACAACAAGAAGCTTTCTTATATTTAAAAGAAAAAAAACAAGCATTACTTTTTGCAAATACAGGAAGTGGAAAAACTGAAATATATATAAAAACAATAGAAGAGGTTTTAAATAGTAATAAGCAAGCTGTTTTATTAATGCCAGAGATTTCTTTAACTCCTCAAATGCAAAAAAGATTAGAAAAAGTATTTAATACAAGTGTTGCTATTTGGCACTCAAAAGTTACAAAAAAAAGAAAAGCAGAGATATTAGAAAAACTTTTAAGTGGTGAAATAAAATTAATTGCTGGTGCTAGGTCTTCTTTATTTTTACCATTTTATGATTTGGGCTTAATTGTTGTAGACGAGGAGCATGATGAATCATATAAAAGTGACTCAAAACCAAGACTTCAAGCAAAAGATATAAGTTTATATATTGCTAAAAAATATGATATAAGACTTATTTTAGGAAGTGCAACTCCTAGTGCTGGCTCTTTTATAAAAGTTCCTTATTATAGATTAAATGAGACTTTTTATAACTCTTCAAAATTAATACAATTTGATGAAAGTGATGTAAATTTATCCCCTAAAATTTTAAATAGAATAAATAAAAGTTTAGAAAATAATAATCAAGTGATTATCTTTTTACCAACAAGAGCTAATTTTAAATATCAAATTTGTACTAGTTGTGGTAAATCTGTAGAGTGTCCATATTGTTCTGTTTCTATGAGTTTGCATAAAAATGATTTAGCTTTAAAATGTCATTATTGTGGATATGCTCAACAAATACCTGAGTTTTGTCCTTCTTGTAATAATGGAATTATTCATAATCTAAGAGTTGGAACTGCACAAATTGAAGAGGAACTAAAAGAACATTTCCCAAATAAAGTTATTAAAAGATTTGATAGGGATGAGATAAAAACAGACAATAAATTAAAAACTATTTTAAATGAATTTAATAATAATAAAATAGATATTTTAGTTGGAACACAAATGCTTTCAAAAGGACATGATTATCATAATGTTAAACTTGCAGTTGTTTTAGGAATAGATTCTGTTTTAAATATGAACTCTTATAAAGCAAGAGAAAGAGCTTTATCTTTGCTTATTCAAATTTCTGGTAGAAGTGGAAGAAAAGGTGAGGGTGAAGTAATAATACAAACAAAAAATCAAGAGTTTTTTGAACACTACTTAACAAAAGTTGATTATGAAGAGTTTCTAAAAGAAGAGTTAGAATTTAGACAAGAGTTATATCCTCCTTATGTGAAAATGGCAAGAGTTATTTTTGCTCATACTAATGGGTTAAAAGTAAAAGAAGAATTGGATAAATATGTAGCTTTTTTAAAACAAAAGCAAGATATTGAAGTTGTAGGTTTTGGTCAAAGTGCTATTTTTAAAATGGCAAATAAATATAGATATGAGATTCTTTTGCGTTCAAATAATATAAAAGCTTTACTTTTAGCCTTGCATAGTATTGATTCAACCATGGCCTTTATTGATATGGATACAAATTATTAA
- a CDS encoding ABC transporter ATP-binding protein yields the protein MLKVRDLEVYYGLIKAVKNINFTVEKGQIVSLIGSNGAGKTSTLQSIVNDVKRKGRIYFDGHNISKLPTHKVIQSGISLVPEGRRVFINLTIDENLRMGAFNNDEKFESLREHMYELFPRLKQKRAQLAGTMSGGEQQMLAIARALMSSPKLLMLDEPSLGLAPKIIGEVFDIITKLKEEGITILLVEQNAYAALDISDYAYVLENGEIALEDKASKLISSDEIRKKYLGA from the coding sequence ATGCTTAAAGTAAGAGATTTAGAGGTTTATTATGGGCTTATTAAAGCTGTTAAAAATATAAACTTCACAGTAGAAAAGGGACAAATTGTATCATTGATTGGTTCAAATGGGGCAGGTAAAACTTCAACTTTACAATCTATTGTTAATGATGTAAAAAGAAAAGGTAGAATCTATTTTGATGGACACAATATTTCTAAACTTCCTACTCATAAAGTTATTCAAAGTGGTATTTCTTTAGTTCCAGAAGGAAGAAGAGTTTTTATTAATCTAACAATTGATGAAAATCTTAGAATGGGTGCATTTAATAATGATGAAAAGTTTGAAAGTTTAAGAGAACATATGTATGAACTTTTTCCAAGATTAAAACAAAAAAGAGCTCAATTAGCAGGAACTATGAGTGGAGGAGAGCAACAAATGTTAGCAATTGCAAGAGCTTTAATGAGTTCTCCAAAACTTTTAATGCTTGATGAACCAAGCTTAGGATTAGCGCCAAAAATAATTGGAGAAGTTTTTGATATTATTACAAAGCTTAAGGAAGAAGGTATTACTATTTTATTAGTAGAACAAAATGCATATGCAGCTTTAGATATTTCTGATTATGCTTATGTTTTAGAAAATGGTGAAATTGCTTTAGAAGATAAAGCATCAAAATTAATCTCTTCTGATGAAATTAGAAAAAAATATTTAGGGGCATAA
- the cobA gene encoding uroporphyrinogen-III C-methyltransferase, translating to MVYLVGAGPGDIELFTLKAVKVLQEADVVLYDALVNPEFTKFCKKECLKINVGKRKGKHLKNQEEINDLLVKYAKEKNIVVRLKGGTPFVFGRGYEEVKALKKIGVTPIIISGVSSTTSVPESFMIPSIDRSFSDSYRTITGHDIELFNEIVTNYHKRENLIIMMGAHKAKEIVNSLLKKGFPKTTPIAYLSKGTTKDQKCLIFTLEEVFKKDEDFFEELKSLTPIITFVGETIKAFEE from the coding sequence TTGGTATATTTAGTAGGTGCAGGTCCAGGAGATATTGAACTTTTTACATTAAAAGCAGTAAAAGTTTTGCAAGAAGCTGACGTGGTTTTATATGATGCTTTAGTAAATCCTGAATTTACAAAATTTTGTAAAAAAGAGTGCTTAAAGATAAATGTTGGAAAAAGAAAAGGAAAACATTTAAAAAATCAAGAAGAGATTAATGACCTGCTAGTTAAATATGCAAAAGAGAAAAATATAGTTGTAAGATTAAAAGGTGGAACACCTTTTGTATTTGGTAGAGGATATGAAGAGGTAAAAGCTTTAAAAAAAATAGGAGTTACACCTATTATTATCTCAGGAGTTTCTTCAACTACAAGTGTTCCTGAAAGTTTTATGATACCTTCAATTGATAGAAGTTTTTCTGATTCATATCGAACTATTACAGGGCATGATATAGAACTTTTTAATGAAATAGTAACAAATTATCATAAAAGAGAAAATCTTATAATTATGATGGGAGCGCATAAAGCAAAAGAGATAGTAAACTCTCTTTTAAAAAAAGGTTTCCCTAAAACAACTCCTATTGCTTATTTAAGCAAAGGAACAACAAAAGATCAAAAATGTCTAATTTTTACTTTAGAAGAAGTTTTTAAAAAAGATGAAGATTTTTTTGAAGAGTTAAAAAGCTTAACTCCTATTATTACTTTTGTGGGAGAGACAATTAAGGCTTTTGAAGAGTAA
- a CDS encoding branched-chain amino acid ABC transporter permease: MDFITFFQQLINGISLGSMYALIAIGYTMVYGVLRLINFAHADIMMVGAFAAFFAMDSIGFSLAFAVLFAIIISVLTGIATDRIAYKPLRQAPRISLLITAIGVSFFLENIVNVTFGGTPKSFQAPDFFEQIIKIGGTTLTPTVIIVPLITMLLLAVLLYILFKTKYGIAIRALAFDIKTVSLMGVDSNKIIMIVFIIGSALAAVSGIFWAISYPILTPYMGVMIGLKAFAAAVLGGIGSVSGAVLGGFILGFTEVVFVAILPEYGGYKDAIAFIFLILVLLFKPTGIMGINFEKSRF, encoded by the coding sequence ATGGATTTTATAACTTTTTTTCAACAACTTATTAATGGGATAAGTCTTGGAAGTATGTATGCACTTATTGCCATTGGATACACAATGGTATACGGAGTTCTAAGACTTATTAACTTTGCACACGCGGATATTATGATGGTTGGTGCTTTTGCTGCTTTTTTTGCTATGGATTCAATTGGTTTTTCATTAGCTTTTGCAGTATTATTTGCAATTATTATTTCTGTTTTAACGGGGATTGCAACAGATAGAATTGCTTATAAACCTTTAAGACAAGCACCAAGAATTTCACTATTAATTACAGCAATTGGGGTATCTTTTTTCTTAGAAAATATAGTAAATGTAACTTTTGGAGGAACTCCAAAATCTTTTCAAGCACCTGATTTTTTTGAACAGATTATAAAAATAGGAGGGACTACTTTAACACCAACAGTTATAATTGTTCCCTTAATTACTATGTTATTACTTGCAGTATTATTATATATCTTATTTAAAACAAAATATGGAATTGCTATTAGAGCTTTAGCTTTTGATATTAAAACTGTATCTTTAATGGGAGTTGATTCAAATAAGATTATTATGATTGTATTTATTATTGGTTCAGCTTTAGCTGCTGTTTCAGGAATTTTTTGGGCAATTTCTTATCCTATTTTAACTCCATATATGGGAGTAATGATAGGTCTAAAAGCTTTTGCTGCTGCTGTTTTAGGTGGTATTGGTTCTGTTTCAGGAGCAGTTTTAGGTGGGTTTATTTTAGGCTTTACAGAAGTTGTTTTTGTGGCAATTTTACCAGAATATGGTGGGTATAAAGATGCAATTGCCTTTATTTTCTTAATTTTAGTTTTATTATTTAAACCAACTGGAATTATGGGTATAAATTTCGAAAAGAGTAGGTTCTAA
- a CDS encoding ABC transporter ATP-binding protein, translating to MLLEVKNIRKSYPISNGIFTKGKQEVLKDISFSIEEGECVGIIGESGSGKSTLGRLILGLEKADYGEIKFLEKKECKFFRKKISVVFQDYTSSVNPRFRVLAIISEPLRQTKLSKQQRYEKVVTLLEKVGLNEDFIYRFPHELSGGQLQRVCIARAIATNPKFLLLDEAVSSLDISVQVQVLDLLKKLKEKEGLSYLFITHDLLTVTYLCDKVLFFKEGKIIEKIDKITELKKVQNEYSKALLKVYQ from the coding sequence ATGTTACTAGAAGTTAAAAATATTAGAAAAAGTTATCCTATATCTAATGGAATATTTACAAAAGGAAAACAAGAGGTTTTAAAAGATATTTCTTTTTCAATTGAAGAAGGAGAGTGTGTAGGAATTATTGGAGAATCAGGTAGTGGAAAAAGTACATTAGGAAGACTTATTTTAGGGCTTGAAAAAGCTGATTATGGAGAAATAAAATTTTTAGAAAAAAAAGAATGTAAGTTTTTTAGAAAAAAAATAAGTGTAGTTTTTCAAGATTATACTTCGAGCGTAAATCCTAGATTTAGAGTATTGGCTATTATTTCAGAGCCTTTACGACAAACAAAATTATCTAAACAACAAAGATATGAAAAAGTTGTTACTTTACTTGAAAAAGTTGGATTAAATGAAGATTTTATATATAGATTTCCACATGAATTAAGTGGTGGACAGCTTCAAAGGGTTTGTATTGCAAGAGCAATTGCTACAAATCCAAAATTTTTATTACTTGATGAAGCTGTAAGTTCTTTAGATATTTCTGTTCAAGTACAAGTATTAGATTTATTAAAAAAGTTAAAAGAAAAAGAAGGTCTTTCTTATTTATTTATAACCCATGATTTATTAACAGTTACATATTTATGTGATAAGGTTTTATTTTTTAAAGAAGGAAAAATCATAGAAAAAATAGATAAGATTACTGAATTAAAAAAAGTTCAAAATGAGTATTCAAAAGCACTACTAAAGGTTTATCAATGA
- a CDS encoding ABC transporter substrate-binding protein — MKKIITLGVATAMMASLAIAKEVKIGVILPMSGPIGGFGQSAHKGLTFANEMNHTLKNGDTVKLVLVDNKSDKIESANAASKLISDDKVTAIIGALTSTNTMAMTKIAEEAKVPVVAPVATNILVTKRKDYVSRVCFSDAFQGTVAANFAIKELKEKEAVLITDVKLDYSIGISKVFSTEYKKLGGNIVQRVKINSGDTDFKAMLSNIKALNPKLIFFPIYSAEAGLIAKQAKQLGITAKFLGTDGMTADKIFFETAGDAAEGFYGTNLFSSDAPKTTDLSKKYDKEFTAKYNEPVHPFGVLSADSYNVIINAMNQCKDPTNSICVNEKIRATKNFQGASGIISLEEGDAVRSAVINQIVNGKEKFLTLVNP, encoded by the coding sequence ATGAAAAAAATAATTACACTAGGGGTTGCTACTGCGATGATGGCCTCATTGGCAATAGCAAAAGAGGTTAAAATTGGAGTTATTTTACCTATGTCAGGACCAATTGGAGGATTTGGACAAAGTGCACATAAAGGTTTAACTTTTGCAAATGAAATGAATCATACATTAAAAAATGGAGATACAGTTAAATTAGTATTAGTAGATAATAAATCAGATAAAATTGAATCAGCAAATGCAGCTTCAAAATTGATTTCTGATGATAAAGTTACAGCTATTATTGGGGCATTAACTTCTACAAATACTATGGCTATGACAAAAATTGCTGAAGAGGCAAAAGTTCCTGTTGTTGCTCCTGTTGCTACAAATATTTTAGTTACTAAAAGAAAAGATTATGTTAGTAGAGTTTGTTTCTCTGATGCTTTTCAAGGAACAGTTGCAGCTAACTTTGCTATTAAAGAGTTAAAAGAAAAAGAAGCAGTATTAATTACAGATGTTAAATTAGACTATTCTATTGGTATTTCAAAAGTATTTAGTACTGAATATAAAAAATTAGGTGGTAATATAGTTCAAAGAGTAAAAATCAACTCTGGTGATACAGATTTTAAAGCAATGTTATCAAATATTAAAGCTTTAAATCCAAAATTAATATTTTTCCCTATTTATTCAGCAGAAGCTGGACTTATCGCAAAACAAGCAAAACAGTTAGGAATTACTGCAAAATTCTTAGGAACTGATGGTATGACTGCTGATAAAATTTTCTTTGAAACAGCAGGTGATGCAGCTGAAGGTTTCTATGGAACTAACTTATTTTCATCAGATGCTCCTAAAACTACTGATTTATCAAAAAAATATGATAAAGAATTTACTGCAAAATATAATGAACCAGTTCACCCATTTGGTGTTTTAAGTGCTGATTCTTATAATGTTATTATAAATGCAATGAATCAATGCAAAGACCCAACAAATTCAATTTGTGTAAATGAAAAAATTAGAGCTACTAAAAACTTTCAAGGTGCTTCAGGTATTATCTCTTTAGAAGAGGGAGATGCTGTTAGAAGTGCAGTTATCAACCAAATTGTTAATGGAAAAGAGAAATTTTTAACATTGGTTAATCCTTAA
- a CDS encoding MarC family protein, which translates to MLPIGEYIQAIIGIMAIFSPFAAIPIFISLTSSCSEKERNSTAKTAAIAAGIAGLVSVWIGQYILIFFSISIAAFKIAGGILLLLMSINMLNAEVPKVKNTKSELEEAKNSSKEIAVVPLAIPLIAGPGAISTIIIYSEKSNHLSHLIMMSLIIIGIGFYIWGALRMSNYINKRLGITGINIISRIMGLLLAAISIEFIISGLSMVFPFLIQK; encoded by the coding sequence GTGTTACCAATTGGAGAATATATACAAGCTATCATTGGTATTATGGCAATTTTTAGTCCATTTGCTGCAATACCTATTTTTATTTCTTTAACTTCTTCTTGTAGTGAAAAAGAAAGAAACTCTACTGCAAAAACAGCTGCAATAGCAGCTGGTATTGCAGGACTTGTATCTGTATGGATAGGGCAATATATTCTTATATTTTTTAGTATTTCAATTGCTGCTTTTAAAATTGCAGGTGGAATTTTACTTCTATTAATGTCTATAAATATGTTAAATGCAGAAGTTCCTAAAGTAAAAAATACAAAAAGTGAATTGGAAGAAGCTAAAAATAGTTCAAAAGAAATAGCTGTTGTTCCTTTGGCAATTCCACTTATTGCAGGACCAGGAGCTATTTCTACTATAATTATTTATTCTGAAAAAAGCAATCATCTTTCTCATTTAATAATGATGAGTTTGATTATTATAGGTATTGGCTTTTATATTTGGGGTGCCCTTAGAATGTCAAACTATATAAATAAAAGACTAGGTATAACTGGAATAAATATAATTTCTAGAATTATGGGATTATTACTTGCTGCCATTTCAATTGAATTTATAATCTCTGGTCTTTCAATGGTATTTCCTTTTTTAATTCAAAAGTGA
- a CDS encoding branched-chain amino acid ABC transporter permease, giving the protein MERLSKAQILIFLVSVGFIFLSPYIFEDYGMRILNNICIFIILAASYNLINGVTGQFSLEPNGFVAIGAYITALALLDEDMKFELFQLEDPAPWVLALHLDLIPALLLSGFVATIVAVFLAAPVFRVRGDYLAIVTLGFGFIIKVIAINSPEITNGSIGLNEIPSVINIYWTGGIAILTVIFMLNIIYSKYGRAMKAVRDDEDAASAIGINTFKIKTYAFGTSAFFEGVGGGLLAILLTTISPDLFTFFLTFQLLIIIVLGGLGSMTGTIIGTVIVIGGSEWLRFLDAPLNIFGYETDAHPGLRMVVFSAILILVMLFAREGIMGKKELTDIFKRKAK; this is encoded by the coding sequence ATGGAAAGACTAAGTAAAGCACAAATATTAATTTTTTTAGTTTCTGTTGGATTTATCTTCCTTTCTCCTTATATCTTTGAAGATTATGGAATGAGAATCTTAAATAATATCTGTATTTTTATAATACTTGCAGCTTCATATAACTTAATAAATGGTGTAACAGGTCAGTTCTCACTAGAACCAAATGGATTTGTTGCTATTGGAGCATACATTACAGCTTTAGCACTTTTAGATGAAGATATGAAGTTTGAACTTTTTCAACTTGAAGATCCAGCACCTTGGGTTCTTGCACTTCATTTAGATTTAATTCCTGCACTTTTACTTTCAGGTTTTGTTGCAACAATTGTTGCAGTATTTTTAGCTGCACCTGTATTTAGAGTAAGAGGGGATTATTTGGCTATTGTTACTTTAGGATTTGGTTTTATTATTAAAGTAATAGCAATTAATTCTCCAGAAATTACAAATGGTTCAATTGGTTTAAATGAAATACCATCTGTTATAAATATTTATTGGACAGGTGGAATTGCAATTTTAACAGTAATTTTTATGTTAAATATAATTTACTCAAAATATGGAAGAGCTATGAAAGCAGTAAGAGATGATGAAGATGCTGCAAGTGCAATTGGTATTAATACTTTTAAAATTAAAACTTATGCCTTTGGAACTTCTGCATTTTTTGAAGGAGTAGGTGGAGGATTATTGGCAATTTTACTTACAACAATTTCACCAGATTTATTTACATTTTTCTTAACATTCCAATTATTAATTATTATTGTTTTAGGCGGATTAGGTTCTATGACAGGGACAATTATAGGAACAGTTATTGTAATTGGTGGAAGTGAATGGTTAAGATTCCTAGATGCTCCATTAAATATTTTTGGATATGAAACTGATGCACATCCCGGTCTTAGAATGGTAGTATTCTCAGCTATTTTAATTTTAGTTATGCTTTTTGCAAGAGAGGGTATTATGGGTAAAAAAGAGCTTACAGATATTTTTAAAAGGAAAGCAAAATGA